The DNA sequence CGCCCGTCGTGCACCGCCCCTACCGGGGCCGGGAGGCGTTGCGCCCCATCCTCGGTGCGGTGTTCACCGTCTTCGGCGGGTTCCGCTACGTCGCCGAGTACTCCGGCGACGACGGCCAGGTGCTCGAGTTCACCGCGACCGTCGGGGAGCGCAAGGTGCAGGGGGTCGACGTGCTGCGCACCGACGACGAGGGCCGCATCCGCGAGCTGACCGTGCTCGTGCGGCCGCTGTCGGCGGCGGTCGCACTGCGCGACCGCATGGGCCCGCTGCTCTCCTGACCCGGACCCGTCGCCGCAGGTCGGGGGCGGGGTTGCCGCCGCCCGGCGACCGACGACGGCCGGTCGTCCCGCCGGATGCAGCCGTCCGGCCGTCCAGGCCCGGCTCGCTCGCGCGTCGTCGCACACAACCGGCCGTTGCTCGATGCGGTGATCGCCTCGCCTGTGCAGCCCTTCGGCCGCGGGCACGATGGTCCACATGCCGCACCATGATCGGGCGATCCGGTCACGGAGCGCGCCATCACCCCGCTGACGTGCCGACATTCGAGTGACGTCGATCAGGTGGGCACAACGCCGCCCTCCGGTCCCTCGTTGAGGCAGGGAACTCGTTGACCGGGTGAGACCACGCCACCGTCCGGCTGCGCCGGCAGACGACCAGAAGGGAGAGCCGGTTGCCCGCAGGCCCGCCCCCACCGCCGCGGTCGCGCCGCTCTCCCGAGTCCGATTCCTACGGTGTGTCCGGCTCCCACGGTGCCTCCGCTCCCGGTCGTGCGGTCGACACCGAGGAGCGCCCGACCGGGCGGCACAGCAGCGACCAGGTCGCCCGCGCCGACTCCGGTACCCCGGCACGGCACGGCGCCCCCGCCGCAGGCGGGCGTGTGCGGTCCGGTGAGCCGGAGGCGCGGTCCTTCACCGACGTCGTGCGGGCCACCGGGTCCACCGCGCGCCCCGGCCCGGACGGACCGCGAGGCGCCGGCGCGGACGGGTCACGAGGTTCCGGCGCGGACGGGTCGCCCGATGCTGGTGCGGACGGCCGCCGTCGACGCTCCCGGCGGGCCGACGAGGCCGTCTCCGCCGGCGCCGGGACACCGACGAACGGCGCCCCTGCGCACGGCGCTCGCACCAACGGATCCGCTGCGAACGGTGCTGCCGCGAACGGGTCGTCCGCGCACGGCGCCGCGACGGGCTCCGGGGCCCACGGCTCCGGGGGCAGGACGAAGGTCGGGCTGCGTGTGCGCGGCGGCACCGTGCCCCGCGAACCCGGCCGCGGCCCGCAGCCCGGCACCACCGGCGCGACGCCCTCCGGCTCCGCGACCTCCGGCCCCGCGTCGTCCGGCGTGTCAGCAGGCCGCGCGCCGTCCCGCCCGGCCGGGACGTCCCCGCCGGCAGGCCGGCCCACCCCGCCCGCCGCCACCCCGGGGCGCCGGGACACCGGGCCCCGCCGGAGCCCCGCCGCCGGACCGCCCGCCGCCGCACCCCGGGCCGCCGCGCCCCGCCC is a window from the Pseudonocardia sp. HH130629-09 genome containing:
- a CDS encoding nuclear transport factor 2 family protein; this translates as MIADVNDVAARFRAAIEAGDLDAAVALCRDDVEFRSPVVHRPYRGREALRPILGAVFTVFGGFRYVAEYSGDDGQVLEFTATVGERKVQGVDVLRTDDEGRIRELTVLVRPLSAAVALRDRMGPLLS